In the genome of Vicia villosa cultivar HV-30 ecotype Madison, WI linkage group LG7, Vvil1.0, whole genome shotgun sequence, one region contains:
- the LOC131620673 gene encoding VIN3-like protein 2, with amino-acid sequence MAEHQNKMCLFTATNNGFFLDPTKCGVMNFQEKQKLVREVACQSKDAPEILQSFTRRELLELICAELGKERKYTGYTKGQMIEYLLKLISKKSNVYVDQNDLAHSPAKSCVGSKRKKGPPTLDLRNVQLENMNEETTKTLVCRNVACKAMLNPEDSFCKRCSCCICRCYDDNKDPSLWLTCTSDKPNEESCGMSCHLQCALSSQMSCILKGSRGVSLDGSFCCVSCGRINDLMRTWRKQLLVAREARRVDILSLRISLAHRILIGTKVYTEVHKIVETALKLLENEVGPLDHVYARMTRGIVSRLSCGAEVQKLCSTAVECFDLKFSELFSSCEEKKEAPTCSLRFEECLPTSVVIVLEYKDKLLKNFLGCRLWHRISSMDYPEQPTFIVLRPEKRFKLENLIPATEYSCKASIFSSTGILGAAEAKWVTPCEPPSKFIRQIGNYSSTMNRYPQDQIKMSSEKPAVLNIRDRFEEFLTKPATIDPFSYKSFAAVPPATPSKPNEMRQVTGLSSRKRVKENDYEYSVRVVKWLEHQGHIDEIFRVKFLTWFSLKANQQERRVVSAFVDALIDDPASLADQLIHTFTDEICSEQKS; translated from the exons aTGGCCGAACACCAAAACAAGATGTGTCTTTTCACCGCAACCAACAACG GTTTTTTCCTTGACCCTACAAAATGCGGTGTTATGAATTTCCAAGAGAAGCAAAAACTGGTCCGTGAAGTTGCCTGTCAGTCCAAAGATGCTCCGGAAATACTTCAATCATTTACTCGCCGGGAACTCCTAGAATTAATCTGTGCTGAATTAGGCAAAGAAAGGAAGTACACTGGATATACTAAGGGTCAGATGATAGAATATCTTCTGAAGTTAATTTCTAAGAAATCCAACGTGTACGTCGACCAAAATGATCTTGCTCATTCTCCTGCCAAAAGTTGCGTAGGATCTAAAAGGAAAAAAGGACCTCCGACTCTGGATTTACGTAATGTTCAACTAGAGAACATGAATGAGGAAACAACAAAAACCTTAGTGTGTCGGAATGTTGCATGCAAAGCTATGCTGAATCCAGAAGATTCATTTTGCAAGAGATGTTCTTGTTGTATTTGTCGTTGTTACGATGATAACAAGGATCCTAGTCTGTGGTTGACCTGCACCTCTGATAAACCGAATGAAGAGTCATGTGGAATGTCATGTCATTTGCAATGTGCTTTGAGTAGTCAAATGTCTTGCATTTTGAAGGGAAGTCGCGGTGTAAGCTTGGATGGAAGCTTCTGTTGTGTTTCTTGCGGAAGAATTAATGACTTAATGAG GACATGGAGAAAGCAATTATTGGTTGCCAGAGAAGCAAGAAGAGTGGATATACTCTCTCTGCGAATTTCCTTGGCGCACAGAATTCTCATAGGAACAAAAGTATACACTGAAGTGCATAAGATTGTAGAAACTGCTCTCAAATTATTGGagaatgaagtggggcctctggATCACGTATATGCTAGGATGACGCGTGGAATTGTGAGCCGGCTCTCATGTGGTGCTGAGGTTCAGAAGTTGTGCTCTACTGCAGTTGAATGTTTTGATTTAAAGTTTTCTGAACTCTTTTCTAGttgtgaagaaaagaaagaagcacCAA CATGCTCTTTacgttttgaagagtgtcttccgACCTCAGTGGTCATTGTGCTCGAATACAAAGACAAACTCTTAAAGAACTTTCTAGGCTGCAGACTTTGGCACAGAATATCATCAATGGACTACCCAGAACAACCGACTTTCATTGTTTTGAGGCCCGAGAAAAGATTCAAGTTAGAAAACCTCATTCCTGCAACCGAGTACTCTTGCAAGGCTTCTATATTCAGCAGCACGGGGATTTTGGGTGCAGCAGAAGCTAAATGGGTGACACCCTGTGAACCGCCGTCAAAATTCATTCGACAAATTGGAAACTATTCTTCAACTATGAACAGATATCCACAAGACCAGATTAAGATGTCTTCTGAAAAACCCGCAGTTTTAAACATCAGGGACAGGTTTGAAGAGTTTCTGACAAAGCCTGCAACGATAGACCCTTTTTCGTATAAAAGTTTTGCAGCAGTTCCACCTGCCACGCCTTCTAAACCGAATGAGATGAGACAAGTTACTGGTTTGAGTTCTAGAAAGCGCGTGAAGGAGAACGATTACGAGTATTCTGTGAGAGTAGTGAAATGGTTGGAGCATCAAGGGCACATAGATGAAATCTTTAGAGTGAAGTTTCTCACTTGGTTTAGTCTCAAGGCGAATCAACAAGAGAGAAGGGTGGTTAGTGCTTTTGTTGATGCACTGATTGATGACCCTGCAAGCTTAGCAGATCAGCTAATACACACTTTCACCGACGAAATTTGTAGCGAGCAAAAATCTTAG
- the LOC131620674 gene encoding protein SICKLE isoform X2, translating into MEDSEQRRKRLKEMRLQADLAGDSGGGGGGGEGSGTQGVLSNPLAEAPSIMLPSDAAPRFNYYTDPMNAFSSDKRSSDNVRVQAPEYLPPPPPLPVNFRGSPMGQFSPHTESTNPQMSPSATQAMPAPYRNPVWNGPRGPPQQNYPFRPSGGGTYPSPRFEPPGGPSYNKAPGMNQWPGHNPNPRFEPPGGPSYNNAPGTNQWRNHNPNASSGFRPNYSEGYIPNPSSGYSPNHSPAFRNGPNTGRGRGRGFWQNTRGPVSGHGGRQGSGSHGRWSNEDRSYGPERYYKRSMIEDPWKCLKPVIWCSKYPFSNISFTPENSKPRAPSESTSTKREGQPADFSKPNSGPSLAEYLASAFNEAANTEE; encoded by the exons ATGGAAGATTCAGAGCAAAGAAGAAAACGGTTGAAAGAAATGCGATTGCAAGCTGATCTTGCTGGAGATTCAGGTGGTGGCGGTGGTGGTGGTGAAGGTTCCGGTACGCAGGGTGTTCTTTCGAATCCATTGGCTGAAGCTCCTTCGATTATGCTTCCATCGGATGCTGCTCCGAGATTTAACTATTATACAGATCCAATGAATGCGTTCTCTTCTGACAAAAGGAGTAGTGACAATGTTCGGGTGCAAGCGCCCGAATATTTGCCTCCCCCTCCTCCTCTTCCTGTAAATTTTCGTGGATCTCCTATGGGGCAGTTTTCGCCACATACAG AATCAACAAATCCACAGATGTCTCCTTCTGCCACTCAAGCAATGCCAGCACCCTATAGAAACCCAGTTTGGAATGGACCTAGAGGCCCTCCTCAGCAGAACTATCCATTCCGTCCATCAGGTGGTGGTACTTATCCAAGTCCTAGGTTTGAACCACCGGGCGGTCCATCATACAACAAAGCACCAGGCATGAATCAATGGCCCGGCCATAATCCAAATCCTAGGTTTGAACCACCGGGCGGTCCATCATACAACAATGCCCCAGGCACGAATCAATGGCGCAACCATAATCCAAATGCTTCTTCAGGATTTAGGCCAAATTATTCGGAAGGATATATTCCAAATCCTTCTTCAGGATACAGTCCAAATCATTCACCAGCATTCAGGAACGGTCCTAACACTGGTCGAGGGCGAGGCAGGGGCTTCTGGCAGAATACCAGAGGCCCTGTTTCAGGACATGGTGGTAGACAAGGATCAGGTTCTCATGGTCGCTGGTCCAATGAAGACAGAAGTTATGGTCCAGAACGTTATTACAAGAGATCCATGATCGAAGATCCATGGAAGTGTTTGAAACCTGTTATATGGTGTTCAAAATATCCTTTTTCAAATATTTCATTTACACCCGAGAATTCGAAACCCCGGGCTCCTTCAGAATCAACAAGTACAAAAAGGGAGGGACAGCCTGCTGATTTTAGTAAACCCAATTCTGGACCAAGCCTTGCCGAGTACTTGGCTTCCGCGTTCAATGAAGCTGCCAACACTGAAGAATAA
- the LOC131620674 gene encoding protein SICKLE isoform X1 has translation MEDSEQRRKRLKEMRLQADLAGDSGGGGGGGEGSGTQGVLSNPLAEAPSIMLPSDAAPRFNYYTDPMNAFSSDKRSSDNVRVQAPEYLPPPPPLPVNFRGSPMGQFSPHTVHIDWFEITESTNPQMSPSATQAMPAPYRNPVWNGPRGPPQQNYPFRPSGGGTYPSPRFEPPGGPSYNKAPGMNQWPGHNPNPRFEPPGGPSYNNAPGTNQWRNHNPNASSGFRPNYSEGYIPNPSSGYSPNHSPAFRNGPNTGRGRGRGFWQNTRGPVSGHGGRQGSGSHGRWSNEDRSYGPERYYKRSMIEDPWKCLKPVIWCSKYPFSNISFTPENSKPRAPSESTSTKREGQPADFSKPNSGPSLAEYLASAFNEAANTEE, from the exons ATGGAAGATTCAGAGCAAAGAAGAAAACGGTTGAAAGAAATGCGATTGCAAGCTGATCTTGCTGGAGATTCAGGTGGTGGCGGTGGTGGTGGTGAAGGTTCCGGTACGCAGGGTGTTCTTTCGAATCCATTGGCTGAAGCTCCTTCGATTATGCTTCCATCGGATGCTGCTCCGAGATTTAACTATTATACAGATCCAATGAATGCGTTCTCTTCTGACAAAAGGAGTAGTGACAATGTTCGGGTGCAAGCGCCCGAATATTTGCCTCCCCCTCCTCCTCTTCCTGTAAATTTTCGTGGATCTCCTATGGGGCAGTTTTCGCCACATACAG TTCACATTGATTGGTTTGAAATAACAGAATCAACAAATCCACAGATGTCTCCTTCTGCCACTCAAGCAATGCCAGCACCCTATAGAAACCCAGTTTGGAATGGACCTAGAGGCCCTCCTCAGCAGAACTATCCATTCCGTCCATCAGGTGGTGGTACTTATCCAAGTCCTAGGTTTGAACCACCGGGCGGTCCATCATACAACAAAGCACCAGGCATGAATCAATGGCCCGGCCATAATCCAAATCCTAGGTTTGAACCACCGGGCGGTCCATCATACAACAATGCCCCAGGCACGAATCAATGGCGCAACCATAATCCAAATGCTTCTTCAGGATTTAGGCCAAATTATTCGGAAGGATATATTCCAAATCCTTCTTCAGGATACAGTCCAAATCATTCACCAGCATTCAGGAACGGTCCTAACACTGGTCGAGGGCGAGGCAGGGGCTTCTGGCAGAATACCAGAGGCCCTGTTTCAGGACATGGTGGTAGACAAGGATCAGGTTCTCATGGTCGCTGGTCCAATGAAGACAGAAGTTATGGTCCAGAACGTTATTACAAGAGATCCATGATCGAAGATCCATGGAAGTGTTTGAAACCTGTTATATGGTGTTCAAAATATCCTTTTTCAAATATTTCATTTACACCCGAGAATTCGAAACCCCGGGCTCCTTCAGAATCAACAAGTACAAAAAGGGAGGGACAGCCTGCTGATTTTAGTAAACCCAATTCTGGACCAAGCCTTGCCGAGTACTTGGCTTCCGCGTTCAATGAAGCTGCCAACACTGAAGAATAA